In Raphanus sativus cultivar WK10039 chromosome 5, ASM80110v3, whole genome shotgun sequence, the following proteins share a genomic window:
- the LOC108856699 gene encoding rho GDP-dissociation inhibitor 1: protein MSLVSGAVSSSTRDMGGDDESTSRTHRHNDGTDDEGVESLGRQMSESSICATEDEEEDDDSKLHLGPQYTIKEHLEKDKDDESLRKWKEQLLGSVDVTNIGETLDPEVKIISLAILSPGRPDIVLMVPENGNPKGMWFTLKEGSKYCLKFTFHVNNNIVSGLRYTNTVWKTGVKVDRTKEMLGTFSPQLEPYNHVMPEETTPSGLFARGSYSARTKFLDDDNKCYLEINYSFDIRKEWPAV from the exons ATGTCTTTGGTATCTGGAGCTGTATCGAGTTCCACCAGAGACATGGGAGGAGACGACGAAAGCACGTCGAGAACTCATCGTCACAACGATGGCACAGACGACGAGGGTGTTGAATCCTTGGGGAGGCAGATGAGCGAGTCTTCTATCTGCGCTacagaggatgaagaagaagacgacgattCCAAATTGCATTTGGGTCCTCAGTACACTATCAAAGAGCATCTCGAGAAGGATAAA GATGATGAGAGCTTAAGGAAGTGGAAGGAACAGCTCCTTGGAAGTGTTGATGTCACCAACATTGGAG AGACTCTTGACCCTGAAGTGAAGATCATTAGCCTGGCCATCTTATCCCCTGGAAGACCAGATATTGTACTTATGGTTCCGGAGAATGGGAATCCAAAGGGAATGTGGTTCACTTTGAAAGAAGGGAGCAAGTACTGTTTGAAATTCACGTTTCACGTTAACAACAACATTGTCTCTGGTCTTAGGTACACCAATACTGTTTGGAAGACCGGTGTTAAAG TGGATAGAACAAAGGAAATGCTTGGAACCTTTAGTCCTCAGTTGGAGCCATACAACCACGTGATGCCGGAAGAGACCACTCCTTCTGGCTTGTTTGCTCGAGGATCATATTCTGCAAGAACTAAG TTTCTTGATGATGATAATAAGTGCTACTTGGAGATCAACTACAGCTTCGACATCCGTAAAGAATGGCCTGCGGTTTGA